From Coturnix japonica isolate 7356 chromosome 3, Coturnix japonica 2.1, whole genome shotgun sequence, the proteins below share one genomic window:
- the CCDC167 gene encoding coiled-coil domain-containing protein 167 isoform X2 — protein sequence MGKKREGLSVAREIDELEEKLSLCRQSMEEVDLKLRREKLSHEGRKSLERERNLLMTKADNYEKELSVLRKENRKNAALAVAMVLLIALIYTCWTM from the exons ATGGGCAAGAAGAGAGAGGGGCTGAGCGTGGCACGGGAG ATTGATGAACTGGAGGAGAAGCTGTCACTTTGCAGACAGAGCATGGAGGAAGTGGATCTCAAACTGCGCAGGGAGAAGCTGAGCCATGAAGGAAG AAAGTcactggagagagagagaaacctACTAATGACCAAAGCTGACAACTATG agaaagaACTGAGTGTGCTTCGGAAGGAGAATCGCAAGAATGCTGCCCTTGCTGTGGCCATGGTGTTGTTGATTGCTCTTATTTACACCTGCTGGACAATGTGA
- the CCDC167 gene encoding coiled-coil domain-containing protein 167 isoform X1: MRRLLGEGFSSLPPPLRLALICCTRVRRRKPHYLTLLDVNIDELEEKLSLCRQSMEEVDLKLRREKLSHEGRKSLERERNLLMTKADNYEKELSVLRKENRKNAALAVAMVLLIALIYTCWTM; encoded by the exons ATGAGGAGGCTGCTTGGGGAGGGGTTTTCTTCTTTGCCCCCACCTCTTCGTTTGGCTTTGATCTGTTGTACGAGGGTCAGAAGACGAAAACCTCATTACCTAACACTGCTGGATGTCAAC ATTGATGAACTGGAGGAGAAGCTGTCACTTTGCAGACAGAGCATGGAGGAAGTGGATCTCAAACTGCGCAGGGAGAAGCTGAGCCATGAAGGAAG AAAGTcactggagagagagagaaacctACTAATGACCAAAGCTGACAACTATG agaaagaACTGAGTGTGCTTCGGAAGGAGAATCGCAAGAATGCTGCCCTTGCTGTGGCCATGGTGTTGTTGATTGCTCTTATTTACACCTGCTGGACAATGTGA